TTTCCCATTTCCGTCGCTATCTTCTTTAAAAGGATCTGTTCCGATTACTCCTTCTACAAAATCGCAGAGATTGTCATTGTCACTGTCTTGTGCCAGCAGATCCGTTGTGGTATTTGTGTCATCAATTAAATTGCCCATGTTTTTGATGTTAGTATTATACAACTGTTCAGACTTAACGGTTTTATTGCCTTGACGGTCTGTTGCAGTTATTGTTACGGTATTTGTGCCGTACATAAGATTAAAGCCGGCAAAAGACCACGCTTCAGCCACACTAATTTGCCCATGTGATATAACGCGGCCAGTGATTGACGTGATTTTATACTCTAAAGTATCTACTGTATCTGCGTTCTGCAGGGTACCTGAAATCTTGATTAATTGATTTGAAACGACATAAAAATGATTTTTCTCTGAATATTCAAAATTACTGTTGTCAATTGTTATGCTAACATCTTTTTTATCGAAAACGATCTGAGTTAGAGACGAATTCTGAATTTGATCGGATGAGGAGCCTCGATTTACCTGAAAGCCAATTGTGACACTTTGGTGAGGTTCTATTATTGCGTTGTACCCCGCATTATGTAGTACGTAATGTGTTCCTTCATGCGAAAGTATATATGCATTCCAGATGTTATCAATATTATAATTAGCATCAAAGCTGAGTGTCCAGCCTTCAATCGCTTTATCCGTTTTGTTTGTAATCGTGATTTGACCGATAAATCCAGTTCCCCAGTCAGACATTACTTTAAATGATACGTCATAATTTTGGGTAGAAACTATGGCCGTTTCACCCAACATGGTGTATTTGTCAGGAAATGTTGTGAACTCTCCTTTGCATTGAAACCCAAAGCTAATCGATTTGCCAACCGGTATATCCCGAGTGTTGCCATCATTTTTAATCGTATACAAATTATTTTCGTGCTTTAATATGATTGCATTCCATATGTTTTGAATTTTTTGTTGAAGTGGAAACTCAATACACCAGTCTTCTATAGTTGTTTTCCCTGTGTTTGTAATTGTAATAGACGCGTTGTACGCTCCGGACCAACTGCTGGTTACTTGAAAAGTTACTTTGTAACCATCCCCAACATATTCACTGATATGTTCACTGCTGGTAGTGTTTGATGTTGCAGCCGCTGCTTTTTGACCATAAGCAGAGAACACTATCACAATTGTGAGAAATAAAGCAATCAATCTCCTTAAAACTCTGTTTGAAAATTTGATAATATTCCTTTTCACCTTTTATTCACCAACTCACTCATTAAAATGTCTTATAACCAAACACCGTGCAATTCCTTATACAGTCAACACTGTATAACATTTGAAAATATTATCAACAAAATTGTATAATATTAATTATAAATTGTCAATAAATGTACAAAAATATCAAAAATCAAAAGGGCGTATCTTGCCATTTGCTGGACTTTTAAAGGCTAAAAAAGCTTCCTTCCATAAACTATAGGAAGGAAGCTTTTTTACGGTAAATCTGCTTTCAATATTACTATAGCCTGCGGTATTTTTTGAGAGCCAGAGAGTTTAAAGCAAGGAAGGCTACAGTATAACACACAAGGATAATTAAATCAAAACAAATATATGAAATATCAAATCCCCTCAAGACGACATCGGTTAAAGCGTCCGCAGCGTAGGTCAACGGGAATATTTTTGAGAGGGCGATAACCCAGGTTGGGGCACCGCGCAGATCGAATAGCCCGCAGAAAAGAACCTGGGGGACGATGACAATCGGGATAAACTGGAACAGTTGAAATTCGTTTCTTTCGAATGCAGATAGTAAGGTTCCAAGGGCCAAAGAGCCAGCCGCCAGTAAGACGTTACTTTTGGACGACATCGCTTTTAACTGTCCGTAACTGAAACGCAGGCTTTCATTGGCAATATGCCTAATGCATAAACCCAAACTGTTAATACTTATTCCGCCTGAAAAATTCTTGACCAGCTTTTTCTTATCCTTCTGCAGGTCGACTAAATCGAGCATTTCGTTTGCACGCCGCGAAGCTTCTTTGCCTTTTAATCCAAACATAGACGAAAAGAAGAGCAGATTGTCCATTACAGCAAGGTCTTCATACAAAGCATCGTTTTGGGCCATGTAGCCGATTTGTTTGCAAAGTTTGAGTGAGGGAACATCCTGATTAAATATCTTGATATTGCCGGAAAACTTATTCATTCCCATGATGGCCTTTACCAATGTCGTCTTGCCCGACCCTGAAGGGCCAAGCAATCCGATGAGCTGGCCCGGCTGCAGTTCCAGGTTTAGGTTATATCTTGACGTATATCCGCAGGGAGTTGACCCGCTGGCCCGGCTGCAGTTCCAGGTTTAGGTGGGGAATAATAGTAACGTTCCCGAATTTAACGGTCAGGTCACTGATACTTACTGCACTTTGAGTTGGCAAATAGACCCCCTCCAAATAAATAAATTGAATGTGCGTGCTGTAGGCAAATTGCATTTTAAAACAATGAGAATTTGTGTTTTCACATACTCTATAATAGCACAATGTTAAATTAATGTAAAAAATAGCAATGAAAAAACGGTTGGAGTGAGGCATAATATTACAGTTTCTCACACCATACTACTCTGTGATCTTACTAAGGCAATTTTATATTACAGTAGAATGTGCTTGCAAGTTTAATTAGAAAATCAGTTTTGAAAAGCAAAAAGAAGGGAGGCGGAATCAACCGTCTCCCTTTATATGGAATGTTTATATGTGGTTTGCGACTTCAAAAGCGTCCCAAATTGCATACATGATGTTGGATACGCGGCGGGCGTCGCCAAGCAGGTAAATTTCCGGAACCTCCTGTTCAAGTTGCTTGTAGAGCGAATTTTCCGGCTCATAACCGATACAGAGGACAACGCTGTCGCAGCTTATCTCTTTCGTCTCACCGTTTACATCTGCAGTAAGGACTCCGTTTTTAAATCCGGTTACTTTCGCCGACGTTAAAACGTCAATCTTGTTGTACGGGATAAGACGCTCAAGCATCTCTTTGTTTGCCGAGCAGAGCGGCGGATTTACCTTAAGCAATTTATCAAGGGCCTCGACAATGGTAACCTTTTTGCCGTTCCGTGCCAGCCAAAGAGCCGTCTCGCATCCGACCAGGCCTCCGCCGACTATTACAACGCGTTCACCCGGGTCTTTGACCTTGTTGAGTACATCTGCCGCGGTATAAACATGTTCGTCATCGCCCAGTGATATGGTCTTGGGATTGGAACCAGTCGCGACAATTACAACGTCGTAATCATGTGCTTTGACAAATTCTTTTGTAACCTTTGTGTTCAGCGTTACGGGAACCTTCAGCAGATTAAGCTGATTTTCATACCAGCTTGCCAGCCTCAGATCATCATGTTTAAAGTCAGGCGCTCCGCCGGGAATCAGATTTCCGCCCAGACGCGAAGATTGTTCGAACAGTTCAGGTTTGTGACCGCGTATAGCAAGAACACGAGCGGCTTCACATCCTGCAACTCCGCCGCCGACTATCATAACCTTTTTTGGCCTGCAAACAGGATTGTATTGGGTTGCCCGTTCTCTTGCCGCCTGCGGGTTTACGGCACAGTTGAGCATAGAATACTCCTGAATCCGTCCCATGCAGCCTTCCTGACAGCTAATGCACGGCCGGATTTCGTTTATTTTCCCTGCCCGGAGTTTGTTAACATAATCTGGGTCGGCCAGCAGCGGCCTGCCGAGGCTAACGATGTCACATGCGCCTTCACGAACTGCTTTGGCCGCAATATCCGGGTCATCCATTCTGCCTGCGCAGAAGACTGGCACATCGACGGCCTCTTTGACCATCTTTGCATACGGTATATAGAGGCCTTTTTCTTGATACATCGGCGGATGGTTCCACCACCATGCGTCATATGTTCCTACGTCGACGTCCAGCGAGTCGTATCCATATTTGGCCAGGAGCTTAGCAGCTTCAATGCCTTCTTCAATGTCACGGCCTTTTTCTTCGAATTCTTCTCCGGGCAATGCGCCCTCACGCCAGTCTTTAATCATGCTTTTAAGACTGAAGCGCAGGGAGACATGGTAATCATCTCCGCAGCGCGATTTGATTTCTTCAACAATTTCCTTTGCAAAACGCAGTCTGTTTTCAAGTGAGCCGCCGTATTCATCCGTTCTCTGGTTGAACATCGCTATGGCGAACTGGTCAAGGAGATATCCTTCATGTACTGCATGGACCTGAACGCCGTCAAATCCGGCGCGCTTGGCGTTTAAAGCTCCGTCGCCGAACGACTTGATTATGCTTTTGATTTCTTCCACTTCCAACGGACGGCATGTTTTATTCAGCCAACGATGCTGAATCGGGGAGGGTGCGACGGGCGGAAATTCTCCCAAGTTTGTTGGAATTGTTACGCGTCCGAAACCGGCCGACATCTGCAGAAAAACCTTGCTACCGTAGGCGTGAATACGTTCTGTCATTTCTCTTCCGGTTCTTACAAAATGAACAGGATTGTAGGTGGAATTAGGACAGTTCGGCATACTTTGCTTTTCGACTTTGCAGTCGGAAAATGTGACGCCGGTAATAATCAGGCCTGTTCCGCCTTTTGCTCTCCGGGTATAATAGTCGATACCACGCTGATTGAAACCACCCTCTGAATCAGAAAGACCAAGCGGTCCCATCGGAGCAAGGCAGAATCTGTTTTTCAGTTCGACCTTGCCGATTTTAACCGGTTCAAATAAAATCTCATACTTTTTTTCCAATTCGCT
This DNA window, taken from [Clostridium] cellulosi, encodes the following:
- a CDS encoding hypothetical protein (Family membership) is translated as MGMNKFSGNIKIFNQDVPSLKLCKQIGYMAQNDALYEDLAVMDNLLFFSSMFGLKGKEASRRANEMLDLVDLQKDKKKLVKNFSGGISINSLGLCIRHIANESLRFSYGQLKAMSSKSNVLLAAGSLALGTLLSAFERNEFQLFQFIPIVIVPQVLFCGLFDLRGAPTWVIALSKIFPLTYAADALTDVVLRGFDISYICFDLIILVCYTVAFLALNSLALKKYRRL
- a CDS encoding hypothetical protein (High confidence in function and specificity) translates to MLNITNIQPIKSNSGVSELEKKYEILFEPVKIGKVELKNRFCLAPMGPLGLSDSEGGFNQRGIDYYTRRAKGGTGLIITGVTFSDCKVEKQSMPNCPNSTYNPVHFVRTGREMTERIHAYGSKVFLQMSAGFGRVTIPTNLGEFPPVAPSPIQHRWLNKTCRPLEVEEIKSIIKSFGDGALNAKRAGFDGVQVHAVHEGYLLDQFAIAMFNQRTDEYGGSLENRLRFAKEIVEEIKSRCGDDYHVSLRFSLKSMIKDWREGALPGEEFEEKGRDIEEGIEAAKLLAKYGYDSLDVDVGTYDAWWWNHPPMYQEKGLYIPYAKMVKEAVDVPVFCAGRMDDPDIAAKAVREGACDIVSLGRPLLADPDYVNKLRAGKINEIRPCISCQEGCMGRIQEYSMLNCAVNPQAARERATQYNPVCRPKKVMIVGGGVAGCEAARVLAIRGHKPELFEQSSRLGGNLIPGGAPDFKHDDLRLASWYENQLNLLKVPVTLNTKVTKEFVKAHDYDVVIVATGSNPKTISLGDDEHVYTAADVLNKVKDPGERVVIVGGGLVGCETALWLARNGKKVTIVEALDKLLKVNPPLCSANKEMLERLIPYNKIDVLTSAKVTGFKNGVLTADVNGETKEISCDSVVLCIGYEPENSLYKQLEQEVPEIYLLGDARRVSNIMYAIWDAFEVANHI